A single region of the Nicotiana sylvestris chromosome 6, ASM39365v2, whole genome shotgun sequence genome encodes:
- the LOC104213998 gene encoding mitochondrial pyruvate carrier 1-like, translating into MAFFRAFWNSPVGPKTTHFWGPMANWGFVIAGMMDSRKPADAISGNMTAVLCVYSLLCMRFAWMVHPRNHLLLACHVSNESVQLYQLSRWLKHQRYLPQKEDNVSY; encoded by the exons ATGGCTTTCTTCCGGGCATTCTGGAACAGTCCCGTTGGCCCTAAAACAACTCACTTCTGGGGACCTATGGCCAATTGGGGATTTGTCATTGCT GGAATGATGGATTCAAGGAAGCCAGCAGATGCAATATCCGGGAATATGACTGCAG TATTATGTGTGTATTCCTTATTGTGTATGAGATTTGCATGGATGGTACATCCTCGCAATCATCTGCTTCTGGCTTGCCATGTTTCAAATGAGTCAGTGCAGCTCTATCAACTTTCCCGTTGGCTAAAGCATCAACG GTACTTGCCGCAGAAGGAAGACAATGTTTCTTATTGA